AAACGGCGAATCATCTTTAATGAATGGTTCAGCCAGCACATCAATATAAGTTCGCCGGCCCGAGATGATGAAAGATGCAGTGTCTTTCTTAATCGGCCCCTGCACGGTCAGACGCGAGGCAATTACACCAATGCCGCCGTCCACATCAAACCGCTGGCTGTTTCCGTCTTTCATGGAAATATCGAGCACACTGGCCAAACGGCTGCCGTATTGCGCGGGCATACCGCCTTTAATCAGGTTGAGATCTTTTACCGCATCGCCGTTAAACACCGAGAAAAAGCCAAACAGGTGCCCGGCATTATATACCGTAGCCTCGTCGAGCAGGATGAGGTTCTGGTCGGGCCCGCCACCGCGCACGTAAAAGCCGGAATTTCCTTCGCCCGCACCTTTTACACCGGGCGTAAGCTGGATGGTTTTCAGAATATCCACTTCACCCATAAAAGCCGGGATCTGCTTTACCTGCTTCATATCCAGCTTTACCGCACTCATTTGTCCGTCCTGCACATTGGCATCGGCTTTCTGGTCGGTAATCACCACCTCTTTCATGTCGGTGGTCTTTGACTTGAGCTTTACATCGAGTGTGGTATTCTGTGTAAGGCGCAGGGTTTGCGTGTATGTTTCAAGCCCGAGATACTGCACCTGAAGCGTATAAGTCCCCGTATCAACGGTAATGCTGTAAAAGCCGTAAGTATTGGTAGTTGTGCCGGCCAGCGGGTTGCGCAGGGTAACAGTGGCACCAATAATAGCCTCGCCTGTAGCGTTTTCCTTTACGTAGCCGCTTAGCGTACACCGCGGACGCGCATTTTGGGCCGAAAGTGAAAAACCGGCCGCACAAAGGCATAGAAACAGAAAAAATCTAACCATAACCCCTTTTTAGGCATTTTTTTGCGCTGCAAAGCTACTGAAAGCCAATGTGCTGTTCTCTTTTTACACATTTTTATAGTAGTGAAAATGTGTTAAAGTTGTGTGAAAAGAGAAAGTTCTTACATTTGCACTCCCGCTAAGACGTTGGAAACGGTAAAATGTTTACAGGCTGGCGGAATTAAAATCGGGGTGTAGCGCAGTTGGTAGCGTACCAGCATGGGGTGCTGGGGGTCGTGAGTTCGAGTCTCGCCACCCCGACTTTTAGAAAGGCCTTTACGGGCCTTTCTTTTTTTTGTCCAGCCCCGGTTTAGGGTATCTGCTTTCTTTCTTTTGGTAAGAACCTCTTAGCTTTTTTGTTTTGCTTTGATTTTGAAGTTTTTTTACCCTATTAATAAAACTTCAGCAGCTGATCCCTGAAGAGGATCAGCTGCAAAAGCAAACGAAGAGCGGGTTAAAAAACAGAAGCTTAAAAAAGAAGAACCCTGACAGTTACTAGGGACTTACCAGATTCAAGCTGATATTAAAATAAAGCGGATTGGTCAATTGGTTCACCATCACGTAAGGAGCGTCGCTTACAAGGCCAAAGCCACGGTAAATTTCAGCGCCGTCTGTTAAACGATCCACATCATAACGATAGTTGATGCGATAGCCGGCTTGCACCGACATCCAAACGAAACCTTTCAGGGAAAATTCATACACCAAACGTAAACGAATTTCACCGCGACGAATTTCCAGATCTTCACGTCGCATATCGAAATTCGCTGACGGGTCATTATTGCGATACAAACGATAACTCTGTCCTTCCAGTTCGTAGCCTGCAAACACCATATTACGACTGTTGATGGTTCTGCGCACATGTGCACGGGCCGGGAATAAAATTTCAGTGCCCCATTTGTTGGAAGCATCGGTCCAGTTGAATAACACAATCGGGATATAATTCAATTCCCCGACCCGGTACGTTCTGGATACACCAATCCCCCATTGCTTCCGCTCTGTAGGTCGTTTTCCCCAAATCGCAGCAACAGAATATTTTAAATATCTGGCAGGCATTAATTTCGATAACTGAAAATCACCGCTCATATCCGCAGATCCTTGAAACAACAAAAACTGTTTGTCGTTAAGTGGTTTAAATACGGTGGTGTTTATGCCCATGGTGCGCAAGCCGTTATCGCGCAAGGCCGTCAACATCGGATTGCTTAACGAATTGCCATCTTTAAATTCGTATTGCTGCTCCCAATAGTTCGCGCCCAATTGCCAAACCAGACTTGTTTTGGAAACTACCGGTATGTTGCAGGCTAAACGCAAGCCATGCGAATAAGCTACTTCGCCGGTATCGGGATTAAAATTTCCCCAGGGAGCAAAGGGCGACTGCGACCGCAAAGAGTCTGCGATCATTTGATAACCCATTTGGTAATCGTAACCAACGGAAATTAATTTCGCCGGGCTCAAACCTTCTATTTTCGGACTGCAGAAACGCTTTGCGCCATCGTCGGCAAATCCAACGTTATCATACTGACCGTAATCTTCATCGTCCGCGGCACCAGCAGTAGTATCAACTTGTGCATGAAGCGAAGTGCAGGACAATGCCAATAATGCGGCACACCACGTACGCGTGATGAGGACTGAGTAGCGTTTTAACATCATGACTATTTCTTAACGACCAATCGTTTCCAAATGTCGGTACGTCCCAAAGCTGAAACACCGATATAACCGCGAATTTCCAAAGTATTCTCGTCGGTCATTTTAATCGTACAACTGTAGGTACTGCCGTTCAGCGGATCGTAAATGGTTCCGTCAGCCCATTCGTCTTTGCCTTTGTACACGAAGTCTTTCAGCATACGATAACCTTTCAAAGGCACATTACGCAAGCCCGGATCAGGGTTGTTTTTATCTGTTTTGGGCTGTTTGGTTTCCGGATCGGTTGGTTCCTTTAGCCACACTATTTTCCCGTAATACTTCGTACCGATTTTTTCCACTTTCACACGGGCACGTCCGTTACTGGGTTCCCAAACACCTAAAAGACGATCTCCTTCTTTCGTGTCTTGTACAAATCCCGAAAACAATCCTCCGAAGAGAATAAGGACCATGACTACAATAAACTTTTTCATTCTTGTTGGATTTTAGTTTGACGAATAAGATCCGTTATACAAATTGTATTCCCAAATTTCGTTTAGTGGTAAGTAAGTTCAAATTCGAACGTACCCTTAAAGGTGATGTCACCCTCCATATCCGCTGCCAGACCTGCGTCCACCACGATGTAGAATTGTTTTTCCTTAAAATAATCATCGGCATTTGCCTCCAAAGAAGGGATTAAAGTTACCTTCGTTGACCCCGGCGCAATGGGATTGAGCACTGCCAATTCCACCATTTTAAGTTCTGGATTATCACCTGCCAGACTTACTACAAAAGAATTGATACCATTAAAATTTGCAGAGTCTGCAGCTGTAATTTGAGCAGATTTGAGCACGGCACCGGTAATTTCTGAA
The nucleotide sequence above comes from Bacteroidota bacterium. Encoded proteins:
- a CDS encoding DUF2147 domain-containing protein gives rise to the protein MVLILFGGLFSGFVQDTKEGDRLLGVWEPSNGRARVKVEKIGTKYYGKIVWLKEPTDPETKQPKTDKNNPDPGLRNVPLKGYRMLKDFVYKGKDEWADGTIYDPLNGSTYSCTIKMTDENTLEIRGYIGVSALGRTDIWKRLVVKK